A stretch of the Vitis vinifera cultivar Pinot Noir 40024 chromosome 16, ASM3070453v1 genome encodes the following:
- the LOC100251890 gene encoding abscisic acid receptor PYL8, with the protein MNGNGLSSMESEYIRRHHRHEPAENQCSSALVKHIKAPVPLVWSLVRRFDQPQKYKPFISRCVVQGNLEIGSLREVDVKSGLPATTSTERLELLDDDEHILSMRIIGGDHRLRNYSSIISLHPEIIDGRPGTMVIESYVVDVPEGNTKDETCYFVEALIKCNLKSLADVSERLAVQDRTEPIDRM; encoded by the exons ATGAACGGCAATGGATTAAGCAGTATGGAGTCGGAGTACATTCGGAGGCACCACAGGCACGAGCCTGCTGAGAATCAATGCAGTTCTGCTCTTGTTAAGCACATCAAAGCTCCTGTTCCTCTC GTTTGGTCTTTGGTGAGGAGATTCGATCAACCACAGAAGTACAAGCCATTCATCAGCAGGTGCGTTGTGCAGGGAAACCTTGAGATAGGGAGTCTTAGAGAAGTTGATGTCAAATCAGGACTTCCAGCCACTACCAGCACTGAAAGGTTGGAGCTTCTTGATGATGACGAGCATATCCTCAGCATGAGGATTATTGGTGGAGATCACAGACTCAGG aaCTACTCTTCTATCATTTCCCTCCATCCAGAGATCATCGATGGAAGACCCGGGACTATGGTGATCGAGTCGTACGTGGTGGATGTGCCAGAGGGAAACACCAAGGACGAAACTTGCTACTTTGTTGAAGCCTTGATCAAGTGCAATCTCAAGTCACTTGCTGACGTCTCA